The Pseudomonas bijieensis DNA window GGGGCGTGCGCCCGCCGTGGATCCAGGTGCCCAGCGCGACCTACCTCACGGACCAGGAGACCGGTTGCGGCCTGATCTACGACACCAAGGTGCCCTATTCCAAGGAAGCGCTTGGCCAACGTTACGGCAGTTTCAGCCACTACGAACAGGCATTCGAAGACGCCAAGGGCCTCTCGATCAAGCAGGGCTATCTCCTCCCGGAGGATGCAAAGGGCCTGCGTCCGATCGCAAAACCCCAAGACTTCTAACCCCACGCGGAAGCAAAGCAAATGTCACCAGAACTCATCATCGCCTGGATCTACGCGACACCGTTGAGCACCGCCATCAGGGACCTGTCCTGGGTCGTGCCCACCATCCAGAGCGTTCATATCGTCGCCATCGCAGTGATCTTCGGTGCCGCCGTGATCTCCGACCTGCGGCTGGCCGGCGTGCTCGCCACGGACGAACCCTTGCGCGGCGTCATTCGCCGTTACTACCCGTGGATGCGCGCCGCACTCATCGTCCTGCTCCTCACCGGGTTGGTCATGATCATCGGCGAGCCTGACCGCGTACTGGTCAACACGACGTTCTGGCTGAAGATGTTCATGGTCGTTGCCGTGTTCACCCTGGCCTGGTCAATCCGACGTCCATTGCTGCGCCCCGCCGCTCAGGCACAAGGCGATAACGAGAAGCCGCCCATCAAGGCACTGGCCTGGCTGTCGATCGCCCTATGGTGCGGCGTGATCTTCTGCGGCCGCTGGATCGCCTACTGATCCCAGCGTTTTCAACGAACGTTTTCTCAGGTATTTGCCATGGACATTCAATCGATACTGCAAGCCCTCGAGGGCACCCCGATCGCAGCCTATATCAGAGAGTCGGGCTCCATTTTTCCAAACCTGGAGTCGCTGCATGTGATCGGCATCGCCCTCGTGTTCGGGACCATCGCCGTCGTCGACTTGCGCCTGCTTGGCGTCGCCTCCCATCGCCGAAGCGCGCTACGGCTGATTCGGGAACTGCTGCCATTTACCTGGGTTGCCTTCGCAGCCTGCGTGATCACCGGCTTGCTCATGTTCGCCTCCAATGCCACCACCTATGCGCAAAACAGCGTTTTCTGGTGGAAGATGGGGCTGTTGGCGCTGGCCGGCCTCAACATGGGGATATTCCACCTGGGCGCCTATCGCCGGATCGCCGAGTGGGACACCATCCTGCCGCCTCCCAGCCAGGCCCGTATCGCCGGATTCAGCTCGCTGGCACTGTGGGTGGGCGTGATATGCCTTGGCCGCTGGATCGGGTTTGTCTGATGGCTCACCTGTCGCGAACCAGCCTCGGCGATGACGCAGACGACGCGGTCCATGTCGTGCGTCCGGCTTCCAGCCGCTGGGAATCGCTGGCCCTGCTGTTTGCAGCCCTGGCAATCATCGCCAGCGTGACAGGTTATGTGCTGCTGCGCCCACAGCACGCCGGCCCACCGACACCCTTGAGCTGGCAGGTGCGCTCCTTCGATGGCCTCGGTGCAGTCGACCAGGCCATCCACAGCGCCCTGCTGCCCGCCGGTGAAGAAATCATCTGGAACAATAACGACACCGGCGGTTGGATCACCCTGGAGCAAGCCCAGAAGATCTTGTTGCCGCCGTTCTACCGAGACGCCTTCTGGAAGACCAATGGCGAGGTGCACTGGCAGTTGATTTTGCCTGGCACCCACCTGCCTCATGCCGGTTCCGTCGATGATCACGACGACGCCGACGCCCCGACGCCCCCCAGCGACGTCTCGAAAGCCACCCTGGGCCAGGGCGCCACGGTCTACTACGGCTCCGCCGGCCGCGCGCCCGGCCAGAGCGCCTACCTGCTCGTCATTGGGCACGCCCATGCCGGCGTCATGTGGGCCAACCAGGCCACGATCTGGATCCACCGCGACCCGAACGCACCTTACCCAGGCATCGTCAAGCCCGAATCGCTGGTCGGCCAAGGTTGGCGCCAGGTCATTCCTTACGACGGTGCCAGCGAAGTCGAACGTGTAAAAGGAAACCAGCCATGACCGTTTCTACCAGACACCGCGCACTGTGGCGCAGTTGCCTTGCGCTGCTGGTGCTGATACCTGCCCTTGCATTCGCCGACCCGACTGCCCCCTTGGACAAGAAGCTCAAGATCGGTGTCACCCTGCACCCCTACTACAGCTTCGTGGCGAACATCGTCGGCGATCGGGCCGAGGTCGTTGCGCTCATTCCGGCGCAAGCGAACCCGCATAACTATCAGCCGCAACCCGACGACATCACCCGTGCGATGACCCTCGATGTCTTGGTCGTCAACGGCATCGGCCACGATGAATGGGCCTTCCAGATCGTCAAGGCCGCCGGTCGCGGGGCAACGCTGCCGATCATCCAGGCCAATGCCTCGGTCGCCCTCATTCCCATCGGCGGCGACCAGGACGGTGCCAAGGTGGTCAATCCGCATACCTTCGTTTCCACCACGGCAGCGATACAGCAGGTCTTCGAGATCACTCGCAGGCTGGGGGAGCTGGACCCATCCAACGCTGCTGCGTATCGACAGAACGCCCTGGCCTATGCCGCACGCATTCGCGCGCTACGGGCCGGTTTCATGACCCGCTTCGCCGCGCTGGATCTGTCTTCCTTCCGTTGTGCGACCACGCATGCCGGCTACGACTACATGATGCAGGAGTTCGGCCTGTTCGTGAGCGCCGTGATCGAGCCCCGTCACGGCGTCGCGCCGACCGCGCGGCAACTGGCCAACACCATCGACGCAATCAAGAAGGCCAATGTGAAGGTGTTGTTCGCCGAGAAAAACTTCTCCCTCGATCTCGCCAAGCCTATCGAGGCCGCCACCGGCGTGAAGGTCTTCTCGCTGTCTCACATCACCGGCGATACCTACAGCGCGGACGAATTCGAGGTGGCGATGCGCGAAAACCTCGAGACCTTGGCCGAAGCCGTCGAGTTCACGCAGCGATGAAGGAGAAACAAGCGATGTGCGGTCCCGCCATAGTGTTCGACAACGTCTCCCTGCGGCTGGGAGGCACGCAAGTGCTTGAAGACGTCAGTTTTCGGGTGGAAGCCGGGGCGCTGCACTGCCTGGTCGGGCCGAACGGTGGCGGCAAGACTTCACTGGTGCGTGCGCTGCTGGGCCAGATGCCGCATTCGGGAGCGGTCCGCTTCGAGGGCCAGCTCACGACCCCGGTGGGCTATGTCCCGCAATTGCCAGACTTCGACCGCAACGTGCCGATGACGGTCAACGATCTCATGGCCCTTCTCGGTCAACGCCGGCCGGCCTTCCTGGGCGCCAACCGATCCGCCAAGTCGGCCAATGCCGAGGCCCTGTCTCGTACCGGCATGGCAGGAATGGGCACCAAACCCTTTGGCAGCCTGTCCGGTGGCCAACGTCAGCGAGTATTACTGGCCCAGGCGATCAGCCCGGCGCCCTGGCTGCTGATCCTCGACGAACCGACTGCCGGCATCGACGAATCGGGGGTGCGGCTGGTGGAGGCGCTGGTGGCCGAATTGCACGGCCGTGGCGTCACCATCCTGTGGATCAACCATGACCTGGAACAAGTCAGGCGCATCGCCCAATCGGTGACGGTTATCAACCGCAGGGTGCTGTTCCATGGCGCCCCCGACCAAGTCGCTTACTCGCAGGAGGGGGCCCAATGAGCGCCCTGTACGACTTCATTCGCAACTACCTGCAGGCGCTCGCCGCCAGTGGCATCCTGCCGCAGCCGTTCGAGTATGAGTTCGTGATCAATGCCCTGCTCTGCGCAGTGCTCATCGGCCCCCTGCTGGGCGTGCTGGGCACGATGGTAATGATCAAGCGCATGGCGTTTTTCAGTCAGTCCGTCGGCAATGCCGCGATGACCGGCGTCGCGATTGGCGTGCTGATCGGTGAATCCTATACATCCCCATACTTCTCGATGTTCGGCTTCTGCTTGCTGTTCGCGCTGACGCTGAAGTACACGCAGCATCGCACCACGTTGGCCAATGACACGCTGATCGGTGTGTTCCTGTCCATCTCGCTGGCGGTCGGTGCCTCGCTGTTGCTGTTCGTGTCGGCAAAGATCAACACCCACGTGATGGAAAGCGTGCTGTTCGGCTCCATCCTGGCGGTGGACCACACCGACATGAACGTGCTGCTTGGCGTAACGGCGCTGTGTGCCTTGCTCGGACTGCCGCTGTACAACGGCATGTTGTTGGCCAGCCTCAATCCGAGCCTGGCCCATGCTCGCGGTGTGCGGGTGCGAAGCGTCGAGTACCTGTTTGTGGTGCTGGTCACCCTGGTGACGGTCGCTTGCCTGAAAATCATCGGCGCCGTGCTCGTCGAAGCCCTTCTGCTCATACCGGCGGCGGCAGCACGCAACATCAGTCGTTCGCTCCCGGGGCTGGTGGTGCGCGCCATCCTGATTGCGACCTTTTCCTGCGTGGTGGGAATCCTGGCGCCGATGCAATTCCACATCCCCGTACCTACGGGCGGGGCAATCGTGATAGTCGCCGCCCTGGTGTTCGTCGTCACCACCGTCATGCGCGCTACCGCGTCACGATTCAGGGGGGCCAGCGTATGAATAGGAAAGGGTTCTACAGATCCTGGCTGACGATGCTGACCCTGTTGCTGGGCCTGCCGTTTTCGGTCTTTGCCGATAACGCAAGGCAGCAGGTGCTTGTCGCGCTGCCTGCCGTGTATGCGCTCACCTCGGCACTCAGCGACGGCACGGCCCTTGAGGTCGTTCGTGTACCGGCAGGCGCGGCAGTGCCCATGGAAAGCCAGGCCAACGCACTGTCGCGCCTGGACGCCGCAGTGTTCCAACAGGCCGAAGCCGTGGTCACCCTCAGCAGTCTCTGGCGCGCGGATCCGCTGTATGCGACGGCGCGCCGCCACAATCTACGGATCATCGAGATCGATGCCTCGCGCTCATGGGACACGGTCAAACCCAGCGTGGCGGTGACCCGCGTGCCGTCGAACGATGTTCCCTGGGCCGCGGCGAGCGATGTTGATGAAGGCCAGTCCCCGTACGCCTGGCTCGGCCCCGTCAACGCCATGCGCATGTCGGCGCTGGTCGCCACCGACCTGGAGCGCCTGGCCCCCGCCGATGCGCCGCGAATAAAGCGCAACCTCGCCGCACTTGAAGACCGCTTGCGCCGGCTCAAGGCCGACTACGGTGCCCGGCTGACAGCGGTGTCGGATCTGCGCGTGCTGTCGCTGGCCAATGAGTTCACCTACCTGTTCGGCGAATTCGGCGTCTTTGTCGACGGCTGGTTCGTCCGACAGGACATTGACTGGAGCGACGCTGACTACGCCGCGCTGACCCACTACCTGCGCGAGCGCGATATTCGCGTGGTGGTCCACAAGTGGGCACCGGACGCCAAGATCATCAAAGCCATCGAGGACGGGGGCGCGCGGTTGTTGGTACTCGATACGGGCAACCCGGGAATACTCGCCGACACGGCCAACGGATACGAGGCACTCCTGGGCTCGAACCTGGAAGCCTTGCTGGCGGCCTTCGCCGCGACTGGCAACGACAACACGAGAGGCGACGGCCAGTCGCCTGCCCAATGATCGATCTTGACGGCGAGGCGTTATGAAACCCATAGGTTCAGCAACACGGATAACGATGGCAGGCGCCCTGGTGTTCTGCCAGGTGACCTTCGCTCATGGCCCCGTCTTCGATTGCTACATCGAGGGGGATAACCAGGTGAAGTGCGAGGCGGGCTTCACCGATGGCAGCTCGGCCGCCGGCCGAAAAATCCATGTCCAGGACCCGAGCAACAAAGTGTTGCTCGAAGGCGAAGTCGGCAAGGACAACGCCTACACGTTCCAGCCCCCCGCCGGAAATTACTCCGTGGTGTTCCTCGGTGGCGCCGGCCATGAGCTCACGATTCAGTCTTCCGACATTTCAAGGTGAAAGCGACCATGACGTTCAAACGAAAATTGCTCCAAGCCCTTGCCGCTACGACATTCACTGGCTTGGCCGGCGCTGCACACGCCCATTTCCAGATGCTTTACGTGGAAGAAACGGCACTGCAGCGTGCGGAAAACCTCGAGTTCGCGCTGGTGTTCACCCACCCCTTCTCCGGCGGCCCCACCATGGCCATGGGTGCACCTCGCGCCTTCAGCCACAGCAGCTCCCACGGCGAGGAAAAAATCGACCTGAGCAAATACTTGCGTCCCGTCGAGTGGCAGAGTCGCGACAACCGGACCACGGCCTATCGTGCCTCGATTCCACGGGAGTTGGTGCGTTCACTGGGTGACCATATCTTCGTACTCGAACCCGAGCCATATCTGGAAACCGAGGAAGATGTCTACATCCAACAGTTCACCAAGTTGATCGTGAACGTGGGTGGAGTTCCCGGAAACTGGTCAGAGCCACAAGGGTTGCCGGTGGAGATCCAGCCACTGAACAAGCCTTATGCCAACTGGACCGGCGGCGTGTTCCGCGCCGTGGTGCTGGCCGATGGCAAGCCTGTTCCGTTCGCCGAAATCGAAATCGAATACGTCAACCACTCCATCGATCTCGAAAAAAACGCCTTCGGCCAGCAAGACTATGTGACGGCACCTCAAGCTTCATTCAAAGCCCTGAGCACCTACGCGGACGCCCAAGGCATCGTGACCATTGGCCTGCCCCGGGCCGGCTGGTGGGGCATTGCGGCGCTCGACATCGGTGCGACGAAAACCCACAAGGGCAAACCGCTGTCGCAAGATGCCGTGCTGTGGGTGCAGGCCAGGGACATGAAGTGACAATGCGCGGCAAATCCCGAGGCTCACCCTCAAATGTTCACCGGTGAGCCCTGGTCCGGCCTTCGGCACCTGCGATGACCAGGAAGGCCAGCGCCAGGGCAACTTCGACCAGCACCGCCGGCAGGATGCCCGACTCGACATTGCCCACGGCCCACTCGACCAGCCCCAACAGTGCAAGCAGCGAGCACGTGGTGACAAATCCCGCCACTACGGCGGTTCGCCCTGGCGACGGCGGCGCATTGCGTACCAACAGCAGCGCAACCCCAATGCCCGCGTAGAGCGGTGCAGCACGCCGGCCTACCAAGCCCGTGGTAGCGCCATCGAAGACCACGCCCCAATTGCCCAGCAACGTGGCCGGCGCTAACAACCAGATGATCGCCAACGTAAAAAACAACAGCGCCGAAAAACTCGCCAGGTAGCGGAAAGCGCGGGAAGCATTGTTCATGCGTTCACGTCCACGACAGTACGCCCGCGCACCTTTCCTTCCAGCACCCGACCCGCAACGGTCGGAACCTCTGCCAAGCCAACCATCTGGGTGGTGCGGGCCAGCCTGCTCAAATCAAGGTCCTGAGCGAGCCGCGACCATGCTTGCAGACGTACTTCCTGCGGGGCATTGACCGAGTCGATACCGGCCAGGGTCACGTTGCGCAGGATGAAAGGCAACACCGAGCCAGGCAGGTCCGCGCCCTGGGCCAGGCCGAAGGCAGCGACAACGCCGCGATATTGGGTGTGTGCCAAGGCGTTGGCCAGGGTATGGCTACCCACCGAATCAATGACACCAGCCCAGCGTTCCTTGGCGATCGGTGCGCCCGGCTGCGACAAAGTATTGCGGTCGATGACCTGCGTCGCACCAAGGTCGCGCAGGTAGTCGCCCTCCTCTTGCCGTCCGGTCGAGGCGATCACTCGATAGCCCAGGCCCGACAACAGTGCGATGGCCACCGAGCCGGCGCCGCCGCTGGCGCCGGTGACCAGGATATCGCCACGATCAGGGGTCAGCCCGCCATGCTCCAATGCCAGGACGCTGAGCATCGCCGTGTAGCCTGCGGTGCCGATAGCCATGGCTGCCTGGGTCGAGAATACTTCCGGGATTTTTACCAGCCAGTCACCGTTGACCCGCGCCTTCTGCGCAAAGCCACCGTGGTGGGTCTGGCTCAGCCCCCAACCGTTGACCAGCACACGGTCGCCGACTTTGAACCCCGGATGGCTGGACGTCTCGACGATACCGGCGAAGTCGATGCCCGGAATCAGCGGAAACTGGCGAATGACGGGAGAACGTCCGCTGAGGGCCATGGCGTCCTTGTAGTTAACGGTCGAAAACTCGATCGCGACGGTGACGTCACCGGGCATCAGGTCCTCGTCCTTGAAGTCAACCAGATGGGTCGAGATCGTTTCGCCGGTTTTGGTCGTGAGCAGCGCCTTGAATGTCATTGCTTTTGTCCTGTTCGTTCAAACGGATCGTCATCGCTGCCCTGTAGATGCAACAGACACAGCAAAGGGTATGGCCAGGCCGGGTCAGTGTGCCTGAGAAGGCCGTTTGGTTTCGAGTTGCAACGCCCTGCGGATGCCCGTGTCCAGCAAGCGCGCCGGGGCAAAACTGCGCATGAACTGCAGCTGGCCGGCCGCTTTGCCAGCGGTATAACGCAACTTCGGGCGCTCGGCGCGCGCGGCCTGGAGTACCACTTCAGCCACCACGTCGGGGCTGTCGGCGGTGGCCATGGCCTGTTGCACCACTTTCGTCACGTTCATTCGAATGTCTTCATACACGTCGAGTTTAGCGTCGGCCTGGAGGTTGTTGCTCTCGAATTGAGTCTTGGTATAGCCGGGCTCGACGACCGTGACCCTGATGCCGTGTGTGCGTAATTCGTGATCCAGCGCTTGCGAATAACCTTCCACCGCATGTTTGCTGGCTGAATAGAGGGCCGCGTAGGGAACAGGCACGACGCCGAGGATGGAACCGATATTGATGATGCGACCCGCACCTTGGCGTCGCATGTGTGGCACAACCGCGCGAGTCATGCGTACGATACCGAGGAAGTTGGTGTCGAAAAGGGCCTTGGCCTGCTCGACAGAACTCTCCTCCGCAGCGGCGGGCGCGATGCCGAAACCGGCATTGTTGACCAGCAGATCGATCCGCCCCTCCAACGTCAGCAACTCCTGGATGACAGCTTCGACGCTGGCATCGTCGGTGACATCAAGCACCAACAGTGGCCCCCCCTTTTGCCCCGCCCGCCCGCCGCGTCGACTCGTGCCATAGACGCTGTAGCCTGCCGCGACGAGCTTATGGGCGATGGCCTCTCCGATGCCGGATGAAGCGCCGGTCACTAACGCGACGGGTTTGTTGATCATCATGAGTTTCCTTCCGGTTATCGAGGTTATCCGGTCAGAGATCGCAACTGTGGGCTGGCATGGCTCCGACGTCAGTGCGTGTCATAGACTGGCAGCCTTATGATGATGAGCATAATCGTAGCGGTCAATATTTTTGATGCTGATTGACATCAAAAAAAATGCCGGTAGCAGCCTTGCTCCCGGCACTTGGATAAATCAGTACACATGAAATCAATGATTAATCAGGCGGTCGACGACCTTGTGGCGAATAAGCTTGCTCGCGCTTGAACGCAAAGCGGTCCGGCCCTGGACTGTTTCCCACAGGGCCGAACCGCTCTATCAAGCGATCAGATCGTTGGCAGTGAGGGTATTGACACCCACCAGCTGGATTTCAAAATCCGCTCC harbors:
- a CDS encoding DUF6162 family protein gives rise to the protein MAHLSRTSLGDDADDAVHVVRPASSRWESLALLFAALAIIASVTGYVLLRPQHAGPPTPLSWQVRSFDGLGAVDQAIHSALLPAGEEIIWNNNDTGGWITLEQAQKILLPPFYRDAFWKTNGEVHWQLILPGTHLPHAGSVDDHDDADAPTPPSDVSKATLGQGATVYYGSAGRAPGQSAYLLVIGHAHAGVMWANQATIWIHRDPNAPYPGIVKPESLVGQGWRQVIPYDGASEVERVKGNQP
- a CDS encoding MDR family oxidoreductase, encoding MTFKALLTTKTGETISTHLVDFKDEDLMPGDVTVAIEFSTVNYKDAMALSGRSPVIRQFPLIPGIDFAGIVETSSHPGFKVGDRVLVNGWGLSQTHHGGFAQKARVNGDWLVKIPEVFSTQAAMAIGTAGYTAMLSVLALEHGGLTPDRGDILVTGASGGAGSVAIALLSGLGYRVIASTGRQEEGDYLRDLGATQVIDRNTLSQPGAPIAKERWAGVIDSVGSHTLANALAHTQYRGVVAAFGLAQGADLPGSVLPFILRNVTLAGIDSVNAPQEVRLQAWSRLAQDLDLSRLARTTQMVGLAEVPTVAGRVLEGKVRGRTVVDVNA
- a CDS encoding oxidoreductase yields the protein MINKPVALVTGASSGIGEAIAHKLVAAGYSVYGTSRRGGRAGQKGGPLLVLDVTDDASVEAVIQELLTLEGRIDLLVNNAGFGIAPAAAEESSVEQAKALFDTNFLGIVRMTRAVVPHMRRQGAGRIINIGSILGVVPVPYAALYSASKHAVEGYSQALDHELRTHGIRVTVVEPGYTKTQFESNNLQADAKLDVYEDIRMNVTKVVQQAMATADSPDVVAEVVLQAARAERPKLRYTAGKAAGQLQFMRSFAPARLLDTGIRRALQLETKRPSQAH
- a CDS encoding DUF6644 family protein, giving the protein MSPELIIAWIYATPLSTAIRDLSWVVPTIQSVHIVAIAVIFGAAVISDLRLAGVLATDEPLRGVIRRYYPWMRAALIVLLLTGLVMIIGEPDRVLVNTTFWLKMFMVVAVFTLAWSIRRPLLRPAAQAQGDNEKPPIKALAWLSIALWCGVIFCGRWIAY
- a CDS encoding metal ABC transporter ATP-binding protein; protein product: MCGPAIVFDNVSLRLGGTQVLEDVSFRVEAGALHCLVGPNGGGKTSLVRALLGQMPHSGAVRFEGQLTTPVGYVPQLPDFDRNVPMTVNDLMALLGQRRPAFLGANRSAKSANAEALSRTGMAGMGTKPFGSLSGGQRQRVLLAQAISPAPWLLILDEPTAGIDESGVRLVEALVAELHGRGVTILWINHDLEQVRRIAQSVTVINRRVLFHGAPDQVAYSQEGAQ
- a CDS encoding metal ABC transporter solute-binding protein, Zn/Mn family; its protein translation is MTVSTRHRALWRSCLALLVLIPALAFADPTAPLDKKLKIGVTLHPYYSFVANIVGDRAEVVALIPAQANPHNYQPQPDDITRAMTLDVLVVNGIGHDEWAFQIVKAAGRGATLPIIQANASVALIPIGGDQDGAKVVNPHTFVSTTAAIQQVFEITRRLGELDPSNAAAYRQNALAYAARIRALRAGFMTRFAALDLSSFRCATTHAGYDYMMQEFGLFVSAVIEPRHGVAPTARQLANTIDAIKKANVKVLFAEKNFSLDLAKPIEAATGVKVFSLSHITGDTYSADEFEVAMRENLETLAEAVEFTQR
- a CDS encoding DUF4198 domain-containing protein, producing MTFKRKLLQALAATTFTGLAGAAHAHFQMLYVEETALQRAENLEFALVFTHPFSGGPTMAMGAPRAFSHSSSHGEEKIDLSKYLRPVEWQSRDNRTTAYRASIPRELVRSLGDHIFVLEPEPYLETEEDVYIQQFTKLIVNVGGVPGNWSEPQGLPVEIQPLNKPYANWTGGVFRAVVLADGKPVPFAEIEIEYVNHSIDLEKNAFGQQDYVTAPQASFKALSTYADAQGIVTIGLPRAGWWGIAALDIGATKTHKGKPLSQDAVLWVQARDMK
- a CDS encoding metal ABC transporter solute-binding protein, Zn/Mn family, encoding MNRKGFYRSWLTMLTLLLGLPFSVFADNARQQVLVALPAVYALTSALSDGTALEVVRVPAGAAVPMESQANALSRLDAAVFQQAEAVVTLSSLWRADPLYATARRHNLRIIEIDASRSWDTVKPSVAVTRVPSNDVPWAAASDVDEGQSPYAWLGPVNAMRMSALVATDLERLAPADAPRIKRNLAALEDRLRRLKADYGARLTAVSDLRVLSLANEFTYLFGEFGVFVDGWFVRQDIDWSDADYAALTHYLRERDIRVVVHKWAPDAKIIKAIEDGGARLLVLDTGNPGILADTANGYEALLGSNLEALLAAFAATGNDNTRGDGQSPAQ
- a CDS encoding metal ABC transporter permease translates to MSALYDFIRNYLQALAASGILPQPFEYEFVINALLCAVLIGPLLGVLGTMVMIKRMAFFSQSVGNAAMTGVAIGVLIGESYTSPYFSMFGFCLLFALTLKYTQHRTTLANDTLIGVFLSISLAVGASLLLFVSAKINTHVMESVLFGSILAVDHTDMNVLLGVTALCALLGLPLYNGMLLASLNPSLAHARGVRVRSVEYLFVVLVTLVTVACLKIIGAVLVEALLLIPAAAARNISRSLPGLVVRAILIATFSCVVGILAPMQFHIPVPTGGAIVIVAALVFVVTTVMRATASRFRGASV
- a CDS encoding DUF6644 family protein, translating into MDIQSILQALEGTPIAAYIRESGSIFPNLESLHVIGIALVFGTIAVVDLRLLGVASHRRSALRLIRELLPFTWVAFAACVITGLLMFASNATTYAQNSVFWWKMGLLALAGLNMGIFHLGAYRRIAEWDTILPPPSQARIAGFSSLALWVGVICLGRWIGFV